The window GGAAAAGGTAAGATAACAGATCTCCTTGCATCCAGGGCGAATGTGGTCGTCCGATATCAAGGAGGGAACAATGCGGGTCATACTGTGAAGGTTGGGGAGGAGCTTTTCAAGCTCCACCTGATACCATCGGGGATTCTATATAAGGGCAAGCTTGCGGTTATAGGAAATGGGGTAGTAGTGGATCCGGCGGTCTTGCTGCAGGAGATGGATGCATTAGCATCAAAGGGCATCGATGTATCGGGAATCCGGATCTCAGACAAAGCTCATGTGATCATGCCCTATCATCGTGCGCTTGATCAACTGGAAGAGCAGGCGCGCGGCGCAAAAAAGATTGGGACCGCTTCCCGGGGCATTGGACCAGTATACACTGATAAAATAGCCCGGCGAGGGATCCGGATCGCGGACATGGTGGATCCAGAGGTCTTCTCCGAGCGCCTGGAATTGGTATTGCCTCATAAGAATATGGAGATAGAAAGACTCTATGGAGGCACGCCGTTTTCAAAGGATGAGATCATGGAGGAATATCTAGCTTACGCCGAGAGGATAAGGCCATTTGTGGTGGATTGCTCATCCCTCGTCAATGATGCTATCGATAGAGGCCAGGATGTTCTTTTTGAAGGAGCGCAGGGCACGCTTCTTGACGTTGATCATGGTACATATCCGTATGTGACGAGTTCATGGCCGACAGCAGGAGGCATGGCCGCCGGAGCAGGGATTGGCCCTACTCGGATCGACCGGGTTATAGGAGTTGCCAAGGCGTACACCACCAGGGTCGGAGAGGGCCCGTTCCCCACAGAGATCGATGGGCCGCTGCAGCAGGAACTCCGCGAAAAGGGCATGGAATATGGCACTACAACAGGCAGGGCCCGCAGATGCGGATGGTTTGACGCGGCGCTCGTGAGGTATTCTGTCAGGGTCAACGGGCTGTGGGGATTGGCCATTATGCACCTTGATACACTGGCGGGATTGCCGTCTGTCAAAATTTGTACAGGGTATAAGCTCGACGGGAAGATACTGTCGACTCCTCCAAGCACTATCAAGGCCTTTGAGAATTGTGCGCCCGTGTATGAGGAATTTGAGGGGTGGCCAGAGGGATCCTGTAAGGTGAGACACTATGAGGATCTTCCCCAGGCTGCTAAGGTATATCTATCGCGTATATCCGAGCTTACAGGCGCGCCGATTGTTATCGTGTCCATCGGCAGAGAACGAGGAGAGACACTGGTATTGAAGGATCCATTCGACTAGACTGAGGCGGGCATCATGACGCAATGGCCATCTAGCAGGCAGTGTTCATCTAGCCATTCAGGTTGATGCGCTTGAGCAATTCAACCGTTTCATTAGAGGGTTCGGTCTGAAGCTCGCGCCTGAGACGGGCCCTTTTGACCTTTCCGCGCGATCAAGGTTGCGTTCATTCTATCTTTTTGCTAGATTTGGAATAGAGGCATCCGCGTAAATGGGTAGAATGTAAGTATCAGGGCCGTAGCGCACGACAATGTGGGGGTAAAGTCGGGATGAGGGACATCGAGGTATTACGGAGTGCCTGGCGGGAGCGCGCTCGCAAGCAGGAGCGGGAAGCTGCCGCGCGGCGACAACAAGCATTGGCAAAGGCCGCACATGCTGCCGCCCTGCTGCGTGAGAAATATGGAGCAGAAAGGGTCTACCTATATGGGTCCCTTGTTTGGAGCTCGCATTTTACGGCGCATTCTGATATCGACCTGCTCGTGGAAGGACTTCAGTCCCGTTTTGTCAAGGAATATTGGAAGTTGCTCGCCGAAATAGAAGAGATTACGGCACCATTCCCTCCGAGCGTGATTTTAGCGGAGGACGCAATCCCAGACCTTCTTAAAAGAGTTAGAGAGAAAGGGGTTGAACTCCCTTGACCAAGGATGAGTTCGAAATTCTTGAAAGCAGGATCCATGATGAACTTGCGAACATCGCTCACTTGAGAGAAGAACTTGAGGCAAGGGGCTTTCTGGAGCGTGCCGGTGTTTCATCCGATCGGTCAATGCCGGGATTCGACAAGGCCGATTCTTTTATGCTGAGGGCAGTGGGGTCTGTCCTTCACGATTTCTATATGGCCGCGGAGAATATCTTCAAGATGATCGCTCGCGATATAGACAGATCAATTCCTGCAGACCCTGAATGGCACTTTTCCCTTCTAAAACAAATGTCACTTGATCTTCCAACGCATAGGCCACCTGTGCTCCGCAAAGATACCATGGAAAAGCTCAACGAATTCCGTTCATTTAGGCATGTTTTCCGGAATGTCTATGGCTTCGTTCTATCTGCAGACCGTCTGCGCTTGCTTCTTTGCAAGTTTCCTGCAGCGACGGAAGCTTTGGCTGAAGATCTTTCCACATTTCTCAAGGCTATGCGCCAGGCTATCAAATAGGCTCTCAGGA is drawn from Bacillota bacterium and contains these coding sequences:
- a CDS encoding adenylosuccinate synthase encodes the protein MATVGIVGTQWGDEGKGKITDLLASRANVVVRYQGGNNAGHTVKVGEELFKLHLIPSGILYKGKLAVIGNGVVVDPAVLLQEMDALASKGIDVSGIRISDKAHVIMPYHRALDQLEEQARGAKKIGTASRGIGPVYTDKIARRGIRIADMVDPEVFSERLELVLPHKNMEIERLYGGTPFSKDEIMEEYLAYAERIRPFVVDCSSLVNDAIDRGQDVLFEGAQGTLLDVDHGTYPYVTSSWPTAGGMAAGAGIGPTRIDRVIGVAKAYTTRVGEGPFPTEIDGPLQQELREKGMEYGTTTGRARRCGWFDAALVRYSVRVNGLWGLAIMHLDTLAGLPSVKICTGYKLDGKILSTPPSTIKAFENCAPVYEEFEGWPEGSCKVRHYEDLPQAAKVYLSRISELTGAPIVIVSIGRERGETLVLKDPFD
- a CDS encoding nucleotidyltransferase domain-containing protein, whose protein sequence is MRDIEVLRSAWRERARKQEREAAARRQQALAKAAHAAALLREKYGAERVYLYGSLVWSSHFTAHSDIDLLVEGLQSRFVKEYWKLLAEIEEITAPFPPSVILAEDAIPDLLKRVREKGVELP